The Trinickia caryophylli genomic sequence CTTGAACGGCTGCTCGTCTCGCGCGATCGTCACTTCGTCGCCCTGGCGGCCCGCCACCTTGACCGGCGCGATTTCCCATGCGAACGAGCCATCCTCGTTGGCGCGCTTCGCCCGCGCGAGCGATTCGACGGCGAACGCATCCTGTGCCTCGCGCGTGAAGCCGAGCGACGCCGCGCACTCCTCGGCGAACGTACCCATGAGACGGCCCTTGTCGTAGGCGTCCTCCAGGCCGTCGTAGAACATGTGGTCGATCACCTGCCCGTGGCCCATGCGCATGCCGGCGCGTGCTTTCGGCAGCAGGTACGGGGCGTTGGTCATGCTTTCCATGCCGCCCGCGACGGCCACGTCGACCGAACCGGCCGCGAGCATGTCGTGCGCGAACATGGCGGCGCGCATGCCCGAACCGCACATCTTGTTGATGGTCGTGCAGCCCGTGGCGAGCGGCAGCCCCGCGCCGAGCGCGGCTTGACGGGCCGGCGCCTGGCCGAGGCCGGCCGGCAGCACGCAGCCCATCAGCGCCTCGTCGACTTGCGCGGCCTGCAGTCCGGAGCGCTCGAGCGCGGCGGCGATGGCGGCGGCGCCCAACTGCGGCGCGGCGAGCGAGGCGAATTCGCCCTGAAAGGCCGCCATCGGCGTGCGGGCGGCGGCGACGATCACGATGGGATCGCGCCCAGCTTGGTTGGGATCACTCATGTTTGATCTCCTTCGCGACGCCGTCGACGATTTGCGCGACCTTGTCGAGTTCGGCCGCGTCGGCGGCCACGATGTCGATGCCGGCCGAACCGGCGCCTTGCGCGGACAGGCCTGCGATACAGCGCTCGTACGTGCTCTGCAGCTTCTCGGGGTTCGAGATCGTCATGCCGAGATTGCGCACGCGGCCGTCGTGCACGCCGTAGGCCCAGGCGTGGACCGTCAACGGCTGGCTGCGGGCCCAGGCGTCGCCCACGATCGTCGTGCGGCAGACGTTGACGACCTGTTCGATCGTATTGAGTTCGACCAGGCGCCGGTGCCGCACTTCGCCCATCGGCCATTCGTCGAGCAGCGCCGCATGCTTCGCGCGCACGTCGTGAATGTGATGGAGCCAGTTGTCGGCAAGCCCGACGCGGCGGTTGACGAGCGCTGCGCCCACGCCGGAACAGCCGTAATGGCCCACCACCATGATGTGCTTGACCTTGAGGAGATCGACGGCGAACTGGATCACCGACAGGCAGTTCAGATCGCTGTGCACGACGACGTTGGCGATGTTGCGATGAACGAACACCTCGCCGGGCGGCAGGCCGATGATCTGGTTCGCCGGCACGCGCGAGTCCGAGCAGCCGATCCAGAGATATTCGGGCGCCTGCTGGTGAGCCAGGCGCGAGAAGTACTCGGGGTCCTCGGCGAGCTTGCGCTCGACCCAAGCCTCGTTATTGGCGAACAATTGAGCGAGAGGATGTTGAGTGTCGGTCATGGTTTCGGTCGATGGTTGAACGGCTGCGCAACGGCGGATGCGGGCCTCGGCGAGCGGCGCGGGAGCGGGCACGCGAGGCTTCGCGCGCCCCGCCGCTTACGCGGCCTGCTTGTCGTTGCCCGGGCTCGCCGGAGCCCCCGCATGGCCGGTTGCGTTGCCGGATGCGACGAAGCGTTCGCGATAGCGGTTGCAAAAGCGCACGCCTTGGTCGTAGGGAAAGAAGTCGGGCAGTTCGCCCTTGAGCAGCAACTCCTTGTGCTTTTGCCAGAGCGCGGGATCGAAGAAGTCCGCGTGATGGCGCATGAAGTATTCGCGCACGGTCGGGTCCCCGAGCAGGAACGTGCCGTACGTTTCGGGAAAGATGTCGTTCGGACCGACGGCGTACCACGGCTCGGCGGACAACTCGTCTTCGTCGCTCCGGGCCTGCGGCACGCGGCGCACGTTGCAGTCGGTCAGGTATTCGATTTCGTCGTAGTCGTAGAAGACGACGCGCCCGTGACGCGTCACGCCGAAATTCTTGTAAAGCATGTCGCCCGGGAAGATGTTGGCCTGCATGAGCTCCTTGATGGCGTCGCCGTACTCCTTGATCGCATGCTCGATGTCGGCCTCGGTGCCGTTTTGCAGGAACAGGTTGAGCGGCACCATGCGGCGCTCGATATAGACGTGACGGATGATCAGCGAATCGCCTTCGTATTCGATCATCGAGGGTGCCTCTTTCTCGAGTTCGCGCAGCAGCGCGTCGTCGAGCCGTGACAGCGGCAGCGCGACGCTCGAATACTCGAGCGTGTCGGCCATGCGCCCGAGCCGGTCGTGCCGCTTCACGAGCAGATACTTTTCCTGGATCTTCTCGCGCGTCGTTTCCTTGGGCGGCGGGAAGTTGTCCTTGATCAGCTTGAAGACATAGGGGAACGACGGCAGTGTGAAGACGATCATCACGAGCCCCTTGATGCCGGGCGCAATCACGAACTGGTCGCTCGAATGCGACAAATGCTTGAGCAGATCGCGATAAAAAAGATTCTTGCCCTGCTTTTGCAGGCCCACCGACGTGTAGATCTCCGCCTTCGGCTTGCCGGGCATCAGCGTGCCGAGAAAATCGACGTAGGCCGACGGCACTTCCATGTCGACGAGAAAGTACGAGTGCGAAAAGCTGAAGATGATCTGCAACTGCTCGCGCTTGAGCAGCACGGTGTCGAGCGCGAGCAGGCCCGGTTTCACGTGGCGGATCGGCACGGCGAACGGCAGCAGCACTTCGCCGTTGATGATGCGCCCGATGATGTAGGCCGCCTTGTTGCGGAAAAAGAGCGACGAGAGCACGTGCACCTGGAAGTTGAACGCTTCCGAAAACGGCCCGTAGACGTCGCGGATCATGTCGATGACGCACGCCACGTCGCGCTTGAGATCCTCGAACGGTACCTCGAGCTGGAAATTCGTCACGATCCGCTCGAGCGTTTCGGCGAGGCCGTCCTTGCTCGGATAGTAGGCGCGGTAGGTCGGCTTCGCGGCCGGCTCTTCGTTTTCGAGGTACTCGGTCGAGATGACCGGGCGCACGAAGATGAAGTCGTTGTTGAAATACGAACGGTGCAGGATCTTGCAGCAGACGGAATTGAAGAAGGTCTCGGCGCATTCCGGCTGCAGGTGGTTCGTCAGCAGGCCGATGTAATGGAGCTTGATCTGCTGCCAGACGTCGTCGTCGATATTCTCCGCGTCGTACTCGTCCTCGAGCAGTTCGACACACTGGTCGACACGATTGTCGTAGGATGCGATCCGCTCGCGCGCGAGCCTTTGCAATCCGAGCCAGTCGCCCGCCTGAAAGCGCATTTTCGCGAGCACGCCGGCCTCGCGAAACGCGCCGTAGTGCCGGTTGAAGCCCTCGAGGATCGACTGCGCGACATCGAAGCCGATTTGCGAGGAGAGCAGTTTGGGGAAGTGTTTCATGCGCGCTCCGCCTGGGCGGCTTCGCTGTCGGCCAGCATCGCGCGGCACTGCGTCTCGTACTGCGAGAGATCCTCGAGCGTCGCGTTCAGGTCTTCCAGCTGGCGCTCGAGCACCTCCCGGTGGTGGGCGATCGTGGCGAGAAACGCCTGAAGCTGCGGCACCGTATCGGTGGGCGATTCGTACAGATCGAGCAGCCCGCGGATTTCGGAGAGCGTAAAGCCGAGCCGCTTGCCGCGCAGCGTCAGCTTCAGTCGCGTGCGGTCGCGGCCCGAATAAACGCGCCTCAGGCCGCTCGCGCCCTCGCGCTTCGGCGCGAGCAATCCTTGATCCTCGTAGAAACGGATGGCGCGCGGCGTGACGTCGAATTCGCGCGCGAGCTCGGTGATCGTGTAGTGCTGGCTCATGGATGGTCGCGTCGGGCTGTGGGTCACCGCGGCGGCGGCGGGCTGCGGAAGGCGAGTATACCGGGTAGAATCGATCGACGTTTACGTTATCGTCAACTTCGACAAAGTGCAACCGACGGTCGCAAGGGGAACGTCGAGACGGTGCCGGAGCACCGAATCTTCCTACGAGGCGGCCCACGCGGTACGGGAGAGACATGAGCCGATGAATGCGCTCGAACATCAACTGGATTATCCGTTCGGCGACGCGCTCGCGCAGCCGGGAACGAAGCGCGAGGTCGCGCCCGGCATCTATTGGCTGCGCATGCCGCTGCCCTTCGCCCTCGATCACATCAACCTCTGGCTACTGCGCGACGAATTCGACGGGCAGCGCGGCTGGACCGTCGTCGATTGCGGTATCGCCGACGAGACGATCAAGGGGCACTGGGAACGGATCTTCGACGACGCGCTCGAGGGCTTGCCGGTGCTGCGCGTGCTCGTTACGCACTGCCATCCGGATCATCTGGGGCTGGCGGACTGGGTCTGCCGCGGCGGCGAACGGGCGCGCTGGAACGTGCGGCTATGGATGACGCTCGGCGAGTACATGGCCGGCCGCGTCATGGCGGCCGGCGACGGTTCGCACGCGGGCGGGGAAGGGGCCGCACGGCACTTCGCGCTGCACGGTCTGGCTGACGAAGCCGCGCTCGACAAGCTGCGCCACCGGCGCGGCTACTACGCGAAACTCGTGCCTTCGATGCCGCCGCAGTACCGGCGCTTGCGCGACGGCGAAGCGGTCCGCATCGGCGCGTCCGACTGGCGCGTGGTGACCGGCTACGGTCATTCGCCCGAGCATTGCGCACTCTTCAGCGCCGGCGCTGGCGTGCTGATCTCCGGCGATATGGTGCTGCCGCGCATTTCCACGAACGTGTCCGTCTTCGATATCGAGCCCGAGGGCAATCCGCTCGCGCTGTACCTGGAGTCGCTCGGCCGCTACGAGCCGATGCCGGCCGATACGCTCGTGCTGCCCTCGCATGGCCGGCCGTTTCGCGGCTTGCACACGCGCATCGCCCAGTTGCGAGCGCATCACGATGCGCGGCTCGCCGAGGTGCGTGAAGCCTGCGAGGCGGCGCCGCGAAGCGCGGCCGACATCGTGCCCATGATGTTCAAGCGGCCGCTCGACGTCCATCAGATGACGTTCGCGATGGGCGAGGCGCTCGCGCATTTGCATCTGCTGTGGCTGGCGGGCGAACTCGACCGCACGCACGGGCGCGACGGCGTGATGCGGTTTGCCGGGGCACGCGGCGGTTCGCGCTCCGGGGCCTGACCGTACAGGGGCCGTCAAGGCCGATTGCCGTGTTGCGGACCGCCCTTACCGGCGCGCGGCGCGGCTGGCGGCTACGGCTTCGACAGCCTGTCCCGCATCGAGCATCCCCGCGCCGCAGACGGTGCCGGCCGCGGTCTGCTCGCAACTCGAGCCGGCCGGAAAACGCCGGGCCGAAGTCACCAGCTGTGCGCGTACCCTCTCGGGCGTGAGCGTACTGTCGAGGGCGAGCATCAGCCCGACGGTGCCCGCCACGTGCGGCGTGGCCATGCTCGTGCCGCTGCCCGAGCGGTAATCGTCTTCGGCCGGCACGGTCGTGCCCGCGTTCGAGGTCGAGACGATCTTCACGCCCGGCGCAGCCAGATCGACGCGTGGCCCGAAGTTGCTGAACGCGGCCCGCTCGCCGCGCCGATCCACCGCCGCGACGGCGATCGCGCCCTGGCAGCTGGCCGGCTCGCCCACCGCACCGCGATCGTTTCCGACGGCGGCCACCACGATCACCCCGCGCGCCACGATCTCGCGGATCGCCTCCTGCATCGCCGCGCCGCACGGCAGCGACGTGCCGAGGCTCACGTTGAGAATCCTCGCCGGATACGGATTGGCGGGTACGCCGGGCACGTCGAGTCCGGCTGCCCAGCGCAGCCCGTCGACAATATCGCTCGCGAGTCCGCCGCATTTGCCCAGCACGCGCACGGGCACGATCCGCGCTTGCCACAGCACGCCGGCGCCGCCCACGCTGTTGTTCGCGACCGCGCCGAGCGTACCTGCGACATGGGTGCCGTGCCAGGTGCTCTTCTTTTCCCAGCGCCGCGTGCCGTCGCACTGCAGCGATTCGTCGGCCGAGGCCCAATCGCCCGGATCGGAGGCGTCCGCGTCGCGCCCGTCGCCGTCGTTGGCCGAGAACGCGTCGGAGACGAAGTCGTAGCCGGGCAGCAGATTGGACGCCAGGTCGGGATGCGGGCGATAGCCGCTGTCGATCACGGCGACGACGACGGGCGCCTGGTTCGCCGCCTGCCACGCCGCCGGCAGGTTCGCCCCTGCGAGGGCGTCGTGGAAGCCCCATTGCTCGCCGTAGAGCGGGTCGCTCGGCTCGGTATAGGCCTCGAGCCGGTAATCGGGTTGTGCGTACTCGACTTCCGGCTGGGCCGCCAGTTGCCGGGCAAGCGCGAGGGCGTCGTCGCGCGCAATCGACGTGTCGAGCCGTACGACGTGAGCCGAGCCGGACATGGCGCGCGCTTCGCTCACGCGGTTCGCCGAGGCGGTGCCGTTCGCGGCGCGCCGCGAACGGCCTCCCGAAGCGCCAATGCCCGGAGGCGCCGTAGTGCGCAAGGTGTCGGAGGTCACAGCGACGGCACGGCGGACGTCGATCTGCGCTTCATCCCGGCGGCTCGCGGGGGGGCCGTGCCGTGGTGCGCGCAGCTTGACGATGAAGCGGTCGACGCGACCGCTCTGCGCAGAGGGTGTGACGGTGGAGGAGGGGGCCTCGCCTTGGACGGTCGACGGCGGCGATTCGGCTGCTACCAGCGATCCAGACCATGCGGCGACGAATGCGGCTGCCATCGTGCTTGGAATGCGGGCCATAAAAGTCTCCTCTCCGATCGATCCGAGTGAGTGCTTCGACCCATCCTCCGGTCCCAGGCAGGGGCGCAATGCCGGCGCACGGGCGCAAAGCGACTATGAAGAAGCGCCCCCACCGTATCTCGTATTTCTCGTAAGTCGACCTGCTCCGGGCGTTTACCAGACGAAAGGAATCTCATTAGTGGCTTTGCATAACGCTGTTGCAGGCTGTTCGGCCGGCGTTCCGGCACGCACGCGGCTGCCCGCACGCGCGGCTTCAACCGGCTGCGCTGTCTGCGTCGCGCGCGCGGGCGAGCAGCATTTCGCGCTCGCGCGCGTTTTGCGTCATCGTAGCCGCGCGTTCGAATTCGGCGCGCGCCTCGCGCGGGCGCCCCAGTTTCGCGAGCAGATCTCCACGGACGCTCGGCAGCCAGTGGTAGCGCGCGAGTGCGGGATCTTCCGCGAGTGCGTCGACGATCGGCAGTGCCGCTTCGGGGCCGAACGCCATGCCGACGGCAACGGCCCGATTGAGTTCGACGACTGGAGAAGGGCTCACCTGTGCGAGCGCATCGTAAAGCGCGACGATCTGCGCCCAGTCCGTCTCGTCAGCGCTTTTCGCGCGTGCATGGCAGGCGGCCAACGCCGCTTGCAGCGCATAGGGACCGAGGGCGCCGCCGAGCGACTCGGCGCGTTCGAGTGCCGCGAGCCCGCGCCGTATCAAAAGCGGGTCCCATCGCGCGCGGTCCTGATCCGAAAGCAGTACGGGGCGGCCGTCGGCATCGGTGCGCGCATGGAGGCGGGAGGCCTGCAGTTCCATCAGCGCGACGAGCCCGTGCACCTCGCTTTCGTCCTGTGCGAGTTCGGCGAGCATGCGCCCGAGCCGCAGCGCCTCGTCGCAGAGCGCGGGCCGGATCCAGTCGTCACCGGCGGTGGCGGCGTACCCCTCGTTGAAGATCAGATAAACCACCTCGAGTACGGACGCGAGGCGAGGTGCGCGCGCTTCGGCGCGTGGCACCTCGAACGGTACCTTGGCGGCGGCCAGCGTGCGTTTGGCGCGCACGATCCGTTGGGCGATCGTGGGCTCGGCCACCAGAAAAGCGCGTGCGATCTCGTGCGTTGCCAATCCGCCGAGCAGCTTTAACGTGAGCGCGACGCGCGCGTCGGTGGACAGCACCGGGTGACACGCCGTGAATACGAGCCTCAGCAGATCGTCACCGATATCGTCCGCACGCGCGGCATCGAGCGCGTCGACGAAATCGGGCACGACGTGCGCCTCGAGTGCGTCGAGATCGCGGCCGATCGCTTCGTGCTTGCGCGCGTGCAGCGCATCGAGCCGCAGCTTGTCGAGTGCGCGGTGTTTGACCGTCGCCATCAGCCATGCGCCCGGATTGTCGGGCACGCCCTCACGAGGCCAATGCTCGAGCGCCGCGACGAGCGCGTCCTGAGCCAGTTCTTCCGCCACGCCGATGTCGCGTACGAGCCGGGCCGCGTGCGCAACGACGCGCGCGGCTTCGATGCGCCAGACGGCTTCGATGGCACGGTGGGTCGCGTTCGTCATTGCGGTGGATCAGCGTCGTGCGGCTTCGAGGTCGCGAAACCGGTCGATAACCGGTGCGGGCTCGAAATCCTCAAGCTCGTAGAGCGGGCGCACCTCGATCTCGCAGGCCACTGCGTCGTCGAACGGAGCCGGAAACCTGCGCGCCCATTCCATCGCTTCCTCGCGCGATCGGACCTGGATGAGCGTGTATCCGGCGATCAGTTCTTTCGTCTCGGCAAAGGGCCCGTCGATGACGGTACGCTTGCCGCCCGAGTACCGGACGCGCCAGCCCGTGGCGCTCGGCTTCAGCCCGCTGGCGTCGAGCAGCACGCCCGCCTTGGCCAGTGCCTCGTGATAGGCCGCCATGTCCGCCATGATTTTGTCGTCGGGCCCCGGAAGCACGCCCGCTTCGCTCGTGGCCGTCGCTCTCACCATGATCATGAATCGCATCGCATCTCTCCTTCGGTGGGTGGAGGCGCTCTTCGTGGCCTCCCGTCGATACGACGAATGTCGGCGCGAGTATTCGACAGCGGCGATAACGGACTACGTACAAACCCCTACTCGTAGCACGGCGCTACGCGGCGCACCTCGACCGTGCACCACTGCGCGGCCGGGCATTCCGCTGCGATCGCGATGGCTTCCTCCTCATGGTCGCAGTTGAGCAGGTAAAAGCCGCCGACCATTTCCTTGGCTTCCGCGAAGGGGCCGTCGATAAGCCGCCGCTCGCCTTGTCGAACCTGCACGCGCACGCCTTCCGACACGGAAGCGAGCGCCTGGGCCGCGACGAGCACGCCGCGCGCCTTCAGGCCGTCGGCAAAACGCAGCATCGAGTCATAGGCGGCGCGCCCTTCCTCAGGGGTGCGTTCGGCGCGCTGCCCCTCGGGTTCCATGATCAATAGCAGATAGGCCATCGCAGTCTCCGGTAAAAGCGGCGCGCGAGCGGTACGCGCCAAAGTGGTGAAAGGATAGAGCAGGCGCGCCGCGGCTGCCACCCGGCCGTTCGGCTAAACTGCGCGCTTGCAGCCTTCCACCTCCCTACGTCTTTACCGTTCCGACTCATGAATCCGTCCGACGCCACGCCGCGCGACCTCCAGGGCCTGCTCGATGCGGCCCATCTGCATTTCCGGGCGTCGCGTTGGGAAGAGGCCAGGCGGCTGCTGCGCGAAGCGGTCGAGATCGCGCCCGAGCACGGCGAAGCGCTCGAAGGGCTCGCCTACCTCGCACTGCGCGAGGGCGATGCGGCGCACGCGGCCGATTATTTCGACCGGGCCATCGAGCACCTGCCGCCGAGCCCGCAGCGCCAGCACGATGCGGGCATGACAAACCAGGCGGCGGGCCGCCACGAGCGGGCGCTCGCCTGCTTCGAGCGCGCTTTGGCGATGGCGCCCGACGCACTGCCCACCTTGAAAACGGCGGCGCTTTGCGCGAGCGAACTCGGGCGCTTCGACGAAGCGGCACGCGCGCTCGAGCGCGTACGCGAACTCGAGCCGCGTGCTTGGCAGAGCCACTACAACCTCGGACGCGCGCTCGGGCTCGCGGGGCGCTATGAAGAGGAGATCGCCTGCTACCGGCGCGCTATCGAGTTGCAGCCGACGGGTGCCGCCGCCTACGTCAATCTCGGCGTTGCGTTGCGCGACCTGCATCGGTTCGATGAAGCCCTGCGGGTCTTCAAAAAGGCGGTCCAGCTCGAGTCCGACCACGCGGGGGCGCGAACGAACCGGGCGCAGACGAATCTGCTGCTCGGCCAGTTCGAGCATGGCTGGCGCGAGTACGAATGGCGTTGGCGCGATGGCGGGCAGCAGCATCCGTTCGGTCCGAACGCATGGCATGGCGAGGCGTCGCTCGCCGGCAAGACGCTGCTCGTTTTCAACGAGCAGGGGTTCGGCGACACGCTGCAGTTCGTCCGCTACGTCGACAAACTCGCGGCCACCACCGGGGCGCGCGTGATCTTGCGTGTACAGGACGCGTTGCGGCCTCTGTTGGCCGGCTACCCGGGGACGTCCGCCGTCATCGGCGAGAGCGATACCGTGCCGCCGTTCGACCGCCATTGCCCATTGATGAGCCTGCCGTTCGCGCTGGCGGCGCATCGGGAGCCGATCCCGGCACCGACGCCGTACCTGCACGCCGACGCCGCGCGGCGCACGGCGTGGCGCGAGCGCCTCGGCCAAGCGCGCGCCGGCTTGCGCGTGGGGCTTGCATGGAGCGGCAGTACCACACACTTGAACGATCGCAATCGCTCGATGCCGCTTGCGTCGTGGCGGCCGATCGTCGATGCGTGCGGCGCGGGGGCGACGATCGTGTCGCTCGTAAAAGAGGTGCGCGAGCCCGATCGCGACACGCTGCGCACGCTGCCCGTGCTCGACGTTTCGGACGGCCTCGGAACGTTCGCCGATACGGCCGCGCTCGTGGCGGAACTCGATCTCGTGATTTGCGTCGACACCGCGGTCGCGCATCTTGCCGGCGCGCTTGGCACGCCGGTTTGGATCCTGCTGCCCTACACGCCCGACTGGCGCTGGCAGCTCGATCGCGCCGACAGCCCCTGGTACTCGTGCGCGCGCCTTTTCAGGCAGCCGGCCCGCGGCGACTGGGCACCCGTCATCGAGGCGGTGCGCGACGCCGTGCAGCACGAGGCCGGACGGCGCGGCTGACCTGACACGGGCTCATGCCGCCGGCCGGCGCGGACGCGCCTACTGCGCCAGAGGCGAGCGGCGCGGTCCGCATGCGGCTTGCCGCCTACTGCACGGAAACGGCGCCGAAGTTCTGCCGGCCGAACGGGCTGACCTGATAGCCGCTGACGCCGGCGCGCGTGATTGCCGCCGCGGTCGGATAGCCGAGCGGGATCCAGAGCGCTTCGTCATGGATGATCTTTTGCGCGGCTTCATAGGCGCTCGCGCGCTTGCCCTGATCGGCCGTGGCGCGGCCCTCGGCAATGAGCTTGTCGAGCTGCGGATCGCAATAGCGCGCGAAATTGATGCCCGATTTCACGGCATTGCAGCTGAAAAGCGGCGAGAGGTAGTTATCGGGGTCGCCGTTGTCTCCGGACCAGCCCATGAACAGCAGATCATGCTGCCCCTGCTTGGCCTCCTTGATGAGCTCGCCCCATTCGATCACCTTCACCTCGGCCTTCACGCCGATCTTCGCAAGATCGGCCTGCAGCAGCTCCGCGCCCGCTTTCGGATTGGGGTTCAGCACGCTGCCCGTCGGGCGTACCCAGATCGTCGTCGAGAAACCGTTCGGATAGCCGGCCTGCGCGAGCAGCTTTTTGGCTTGCTCGATGTCGTGGGGATACGGCTTGATGGTCTTGTCGTAGCTCCAGGTATTCGGCGGATAGGGATTCGTCGCGGGCTGGGCCGTATTGTCGAAGACGACTTTCAGATAGGTCGCGCGATCGAACGCCAGGTTCAGGGCCTGTCGCACCTTGTCGTTGTCGAGCGGCTTTTTCTGCGTGTTCAATGCCACGAAGGCGGTCATGAACGCCGGTGTTTCGACGACCTTCAACGCCTTGTCGGACTTGGCCGCCGCCACGTCGGCCGGCTTCGGCGAGAGCGCAATGTCGCACTCGCGCGCCTTGACCTTTTGCGCGCGCACGGCCGCATCGGGCGTGATGGCGTAGATGAGCCGGTCGATCTTCGGCTTGGGCCCCCAGTACTGCGGGTTCGCGTCATAGCGGATCACCGCGTCTTTCGTATAGCTCTTCAGGACGAAGGGCCCGGTGCCGACGGGCTTCGCATTGAGGTCCGTCTGTCTGCCGGCCTTGAGCAACTGGTCGGCGTACTCGGCCGAATAGATCGATGCGAAGCCCATCG encodes the following:
- a CDS encoding ABC transporter substrate-binding protein codes for the protein MRATRIAALIAAAACALPALSLAKPLTVCTESSPDGFDVVQYNSLVTTNASADVIFNTLVSYDEVAKKVVPALADKWEASPDGLTYTFHLRPHVAFQKTEYFSPTRELTADDVVFTFSRMLDAGNPWHKVTGPNGFPHAQSMGLVKLVKAVTKVDDATVKFELNEPNATFVPILTMGFASIYSAEYADQLLKAGRQTDLNAKPVGTGPFVLKSYTKDAVIRYDANPQYWGPKPKIDRLIYAITPDAAVRAQKVKARECDIALSPKPADVAAAKSDKALKVVETPAFMTAFVALNTQKKPLDNDKVRQALNLAFDRATYLKVVFDNTAQPATNPYPPNTWSYDKTIKPYPHDIEQAKKLLAQAGYPNGFSTTIWVRPTGSVLNPNPKAGAELLQADLAKIGVKAEVKVIEWGELIKEAKQGQHDLLFMGWSGDNGDPDNYLSPLFSCNAVKSGINFARYCDPQLDKLIAEGRATADQGKRASAYEAAQKIIHDEALWIPLGYPTAAAITRAGVSGYQVSPFGRQNFGAVSVQ